The following are from one region of the Jeongeupia sp. USM3 genome:
- a CDS encoding M48 family metalloprotease has translation MPVRRFNRSLIAALMLCLASPASLADISYSELPDLGAASREGMSPTQERELGEGAIREIRRSGVLVDDPEVNEYIRRIGGKLVDATGETGVSFNFYVLLDKTVNAFAMPGGFVVIHSGLLAATQGESELASVMAHEIAHVTQHHIARLVDSQKMTPWMLLGALGLAILAAKSGNSGAGMAAVVGSQGYAIQRQLDFTYAFEQEADRIGMQTLQKSGFDPAAMPLFFQRLQKENRLVEGGAPEFLRTHPVTYKRIADAEARLKGGSYRQYPDTADYRFVREKLRVLQMGSKEAVGFYRTTIEQKRYANLAMQLYGYALAQSRDGAFDAAWKTLADARAAYAKPHPALDYLAGQIRLSQQKYDLAVTAFHDAAVHFPSSRGLIYGEIDALAGAGRYDEALARIHSAQELYASDANLYQRESKVYAAMGQAQRQHKAQAEYYVRILEYGPAIEQLQLAQRSPGNDFYLQSEIDARLRDVMALDGRGDRKGEPSKLDASAPPRL, from the coding sequence TTGCCCGTCCGCCGGTTCAACCGTTCGCTGATCGCCGCCCTGATGCTGTGCCTGGCCTCGCCGGCCAGCCTGGCCGACATCAGCTACAGCGAACTGCCCGACCTCGGCGCGGCGTCGCGCGAGGGCATGTCGCCGACGCAGGAGCGCGAGCTGGGCGAGGGCGCGATCCGCGAGATCCGCCGCAGCGGCGTGCTCGTCGACGACCCGGAGGTCAACGAATACATCCGCCGGATCGGCGGCAAGCTGGTCGACGCGACCGGCGAGACCGGCGTGTCGTTCAACTTCTATGTACTGCTCGACAAGACCGTCAACGCCTTCGCGATGCCGGGCGGTTTTGTCGTGATCCACAGCGGCCTGCTGGCGGCGACGCAGGGCGAATCCGAGCTGGCCAGCGTGATGGCGCATGAAATCGCCCACGTCACCCAGCACCACATCGCCCGGCTGGTCGATTCGCAGAAGATGACGCCGTGGATGCTGCTCGGCGCGCTCGGGCTGGCGATCCTGGCGGCGAAATCCGGCAACAGCGGGGCGGGCATGGCGGCGGTCGTCGGCAGCCAGGGCTACGCGATCCAGCGTCAGCTCGATTTCACCTACGCGTTCGAGCAGGAGGCCGACCGGATCGGCATGCAGACCTTGCAGAAATCCGGTTTCGACCCGGCGGCGATGCCGCTGTTCTTCCAGCGTCTGCAGAAGGAAAACCGGCTGGTCGAGGGCGGTGCGCCCGAGTTCCTGCGCACCCACCCGGTCACCTACAAGCGGATCGCCGATGCCGAGGCGCGGCTCAAGGGCGGCAGCTACCGGCAGTATCCGGACACGGCCGATTACCGCTTCGTGCGCGAAAAGCTGCGCGTGCTGCAGATGGGCAGCAAGGAGGCGGTGGGCTTCTACCGGACGACCATCGAACAGAAGCGCTACGCGAACCTGGCGATGCAGCTCTACGGCTATGCGCTGGCGCAATCGCGCGACGGGGCATTCGACGCGGCGTGGAAGACGCTGGCCGACGCGCGGGCCGCCTACGCCAAGCCGCATCCGGCGCTCGACTATCTGGCCGGGCAGATCCGCCTGTCGCAGCAGAAGTACGATCTGGCGGTGACGGCCTTCCACGATGCCGCGGTGCACTTCCCGTCGAGCAGGGGGCTGATCTACGGCGAGATCGACGCGCTGGCCGGCGCCGGCCGCTACGACGAGGCGCTGGCGCGCATCCACTCGGCGCAGGAGCTCTACGCCAGCGACGCCAATCTGTACCAGCGCGAATCGAAGGTCTACGCGGCGATGGGGCAGGCGCAGCGCCAGCACAAGGCGCAGGCCGAATACTATGTGCGCATCCTCGAGTACGGTCCGGCGATCGAGCAACTGCAGCTGGCGCAACGCAGCCCCGGCAACGATTTCTACCTGCAGTCGGAGATCGACGCGCGGCTGCGCGACGTGATGGCGCTGGACGGCCGCGGCGACAGGAAGGGCGAGCCGAGCAAGCTCGACGCGTCGGCACCGCCGCGGCTCTGA
- a CDS encoding DUF1841 family protein has protein sequence MLFNPSRDEARRFFIQSWQKHQAGAPLADLEKIVVSVLLRHPEYHRYLSDDYLDRDWPPEVGETNPFLHLSMHLAIEEQLSIDQPVGVKAQYAALCAACGDEHSAQHQMMDGLGEMIWHAQRNQAAPDPAIYLDILRTKVRQFNSKG, from the coding sequence ATGCTGTTCAACCCGTCGCGCGACGAAGCCCGGCGCTTCTTCATCCAGAGCTGGCAGAAGCACCAGGCCGGCGCACCGCTGGCCGACCTCGAGAAGATCGTCGTCTCGGTGCTGTTGCGGCACCCCGAATACCACCGCTACCTGAGCGACGACTACCTCGACCGCGACTGGCCGCCCGAAGTCGGCGAGACCAACCCCTTCCTGCACCTGTCGATGCATCTGGCAATCGAGGAGCAGCTGTCGATCGACCAGCCGGTCGGCGTCAAGGCGCAGTACGCGGCGCTGTGTGCCGCCTGTGGCGACGAACACTCGGCGCAGCACCAGATGATGGACGGACTCGGCGAGATGATCTGGCACGCCCAGCGCAACCAGGCCGCACCCGATCCGGCGATCTACCTCGACATCCTGCGCACCAAGGTCCGCCAGTTCAACAGCAAAGGCTGA
- a CDS encoding glutathione peroxidase, producing the protein MSSIYDFTPDSLAGSPQPLADYRGQVLLVVNVASKCGFTPQYAGLQALYERFRDRGFAVLGFPCNQFGSQEPGDAAEIAGFCSTGYGVGFPMFAKIDVNGDGAHPLYQFLKKAEPGILGTEAIKWNFTKFLIDREGQVIERFAPTTSPEDIAGRIEQLL; encoded by the coding sequence ATGAGCTCGATCTACGATTTCACGCCGGACAGCCTCGCGGGCAGCCCGCAGCCGCTGGCCGACTACCGTGGCCAGGTGCTGCTGGTCGTCAACGTCGCGAGCAAGTGCGGCTTCACGCCGCAGTACGCCGGGCTGCAGGCGCTGTACGAGCGCTTTCGGGATCGCGGTTTCGCCGTGCTGGGCTTTCCCTGCAACCAGTTCGGCAGCCAGGAGCCCGGCGACGCGGCCGAGATCGCCGGCTTCTGCTCGACCGGCTACGGCGTCGGTTTCCCGATGTTCGCAAAGATCGACGTCAACGGCGACGGTGCGCACCCGCTCTACCAGTTCCTGAAGAAGGCCGAGCCGGGCATCCTCGGCACCGAGGCGATCAAGTGGAACTTCACCAAGTTCCTGATCGATCGCGAAGGGCAGGTGATCGAGCGCTTCGCGCCGACGACGTCGCCGGAGGATATCGCCGGTCGCATCGAGCAACTGCTCTGA
- a CDS encoding C13 family peptidase — translation MPASVRGVRGATVAAAAPLWLSLRALAFCPPQARRHWSSGGLLLATAVALAIDIAGGYWLAGGGVFNPDALPGWATVGLLLFVIGAAIERRGALAWQMATLFFGIGLWLSLLFLLAWSGAMHWLRPSLAYRFGWAVFAIWPVWLVLALVHAVVRPRGGWTRKRMAAAALLAACLLGQRYYFADTEQFWLPEAEAAASVPPPTPKLADGATLYSEAGRLGDALAAIAPGKPGVVENYALVIGGDAGQGVFVREATSMRDRFDARLGTRGRSILLANHDSVTGVLPIATQTSIAAALGAIGERMNRDEDVLLLYLTSHGSRDHEFALANPPLELPGVTPQWLADALAGAKIRWRIVIVSACYSGGFVPALARPESLVMTAAASDRTSFGCADENDFTYFGKALYDALGRDGDWRAIWARTRDAVAKREAAERFESSKPQFSFGAAIAAKLAGTGARTPKQRPSP, via the coding sequence GTGCCGGCTTCCGTCCGCGGCGTTCGTGGCGCGACCGTCGCGGCGGCGGCGCCACTGTGGCTGTCGCTGCGCGCGCTGGCGTTCTGCCCGCCGCAGGCCCGGCGCCACTGGTCGTCCGGCGGCCTGCTGCTTGCGACCGCCGTGGCGCTGGCGATCGACATCGCGGGCGGCTACTGGCTGGCCGGGGGAGGTGTATTCAACCCGGATGCACTGCCCGGCTGGGCGACGGTCGGCCTGCTGCTGTTCGTCATCGGCGCAGCAATCGAACGGCGCGGTGCGCTGGCGTGGCAGATGGCGACGCTGTTCTTCGGGATCGGCCTCTGGCTGAGCCTGCTGTTCCTGCTGGCCTGGTCCGGCGCGATGCACTGGCTCAGGCCGTCGCTGGCCTACCGTTTCGGCTGGGCGGTGTTCGCAATCTGGCCGGTGTGGCTGGTGCTGGCGCTGGTGCATGCCGTGGTCCGCCCGCGCGGCGGCTGGACCCGCAAGAGGATGGCCGCCGCGGCCTTGCTGGCGGCCTGCCTGCTCGGCCAGCGCTACTACTTTGCCGACACGGAGCAGTTCTGGCTGCCCGAGGCCGAGGCAGCGGCATCCGTGCCACCGCCCACGCCGAAGCTCGCCGATGGCGCGACGCTCTATTCGGAGGCCGGCCGGCTTGGCGATGCGCTTGCCGCAATCGCACCCGGCAAGCCCGGCGTGGTCGAAAACTACGCGCTCGTCATCGGCGGCGATGCCGGGCAGGGGGTGTTCGTGCGCGAGGCGACGTCGATGCGCGACCGTTTCGACGCACGCCTCGGCACGCGCGGCCGCTCCATCCTGCTGGCCAATCACGACAGCGTGACCGGCGTGCTGCCGATCGCGACGCAAACCAGCATCGCCGCGGCGCTCGGTGCGATCGGCGAACGGATGAATCGCGACGAGGACGTGCTGCTGCTCTACCTGACCTCGCACGGCAGTCGCGACCACGAGTTTGCGCTCGCCAACCCGCCGCTCGAGCTGCCCGGCGTGACGCCGCAATGGCTGGCCGACGCGCTGGCCGGGGCGAAGATCCGCTGGCGTATCGTGATCGTCTCGGCGTGCTATTCGGGCGGTTTCGTCCCCGCACTGGCAAGGCCGGAGTCGCTGGTGATGACCGCCGCAGCGTCCGACCGGACCTCGTTCGGCTGCGCCGACGAGAACGACTTCACCTACTTTGGCAAGGCGCTGTACGACGCGCTCGGCCGCGACGGCGACTGGCGGGCGATCTGGGCGCGAACGCGCGATGCCGTGGCCAAACGCGAGGCTGCCGAGCGTTTCGAGTCGTCGAAACCGCAGTTTTCCTTCGGTGCGGCGATTGCCGCCAAGCTTGCCGGCACCGGTGCCCGGACGCCGAAACAGCGGCCAAGTCCCTGA
- the carA gene encoding glutamine-hydrolyzing carbamoyl-phosphate synthase small subunit, whose translation MSKPALLALADGTLFHGISIGADGETIGEVVFNTSITGYQEILTDPSYNKQIVTLTYPHIGNYGVNPEDAESRAVFASGLIIRDLPLLHSNFRASMSLDEYLVKHGVVAIADIDTRKLTRILREKGAQPGCIVTGDNIDAKAAVEKAISFGSMAGQDLAKVVSAAEKYEWNTAEWKLGVGYTVQSNPKFHVVAYDFGVKQNILRMLAERGCQLTVVPAQTPAAEVLALNPDGIFLSNGPGDPEPCDYAIEAIRAFLKTETPVFGICLGHQLLGLATGGATSKMKFGHHGGNHPVQDLDTGRVMITSQNHGFQVDETSLPANVRITHRSLFDGTVQGIALTDKPAFSFQGHPEASPGPHDVAYLFDKFIALMAERK comes from the coding sequence GTGTCCAAACCCGCCCTTCTCGCGCTCGCCGACGGCACGCTGTTTCATGGTATTTCGATCGGCGCCGATGGTGAAACCATCGGCGAGGTCGTCTTCAATACCTCGATCACCGGTTATCAGGAAATCCTGACCGACCCGTCGTACAACAAGCAGATCGTCACGCTGACCTACCCGCACATCGGCAACTACGGTGTGAACCCGGAAGACGCCGAAAGCCGTGCCGTGTTCGCCTCGGGCCTGATCATCCGCGATCTGCCGCTGCTGCATTCGAACTTCCGCGCCTCGATGAGCCTGGACGAGTATCTCGTCAAGCATGGCGTCGTCGCCATTGCCGATATCGATACCCGCAAGCTGACCCGCATCCTGCGCGAAAAGGGCGCCCAGCCCGGCTGTATCGTCACCGGCGACAACATCGATGCCAAGGCAGCGGTAGAAAAGGCGATCTCGTTCGGCTCGATGGCCGGCCAGGATCTGGCCAAGGTCGTTTCTGCTGCCGAGAAGTACGAGTGGAACACGGCCGAGTGGAAGCTCGGCGTCGGCTACACCGTGCAGTCGAACCCGAAGTTCCACGTCGTCGCCTACGACTTCGGCGTCAAGCAGAACATCCTGCGCATGCTCGCCGAGCGCGGCTGCCAGCTGACCGTGGTACCGGCGCAGACGCCGGCCGCCGAGGTGCTGGCGCTGAATCCGGACGGCATCTTCCTCTCCAACGGCCCCGGCGATCCGGAGCCGTGCGATTACGCGATCGAGGCGATCCGCGCCTTCCTCAAGACCGAGACCCCGGTGTTCGGCATCTGCCTTGGCCACCAGTTGCTCGGTCTGGCGACCGGCGGTGCGACCAGCAAGATGAAGTTCGGCCACCACGGCGGCAACCATCCCGTGCAGGACCTCGATACCGGCCGGGTGATGATCACCAGCCAGAACCACGGCTTCCAGGTCGACGAAACCAGCCTGCCGGCCAATGTGCGCATCACCCACCGTTCGCTGTTCGACGGCACCGTGCAGGGCATCGCGCTGACCGACAAGCCGGCGTTCTCGTTCCAGGGCCACCCGGAAGCCAGCCCGGGCCCGCACGACGTGGCGTATCTCTTCGACAAGTTCATCGCGCTGATGGCCGAACGCAAGTAA
- the carB gene encoding carbamoyl-phosphate synthase large subunit, whose product MPKRTDIKSILIIGAGPIVIGQACEFDYSGAQACKALREEGYKVILVNSNPATIMTDPNMADVTYIEPITWQVVEKIIAKENPDAILPTMGGQTALNCALDLWRNGVLDKYDVELIGATPEAIDKAEDRQKFKAAMDKIGLGSAKSAIAHTLEEALAAQANVGFPAIIRPSFTMGGSGGGIAYNIQEFIEICTRGLDLSPTKELLIEESLLGWKEYEMEVVRDRADNCIIVCSIENLDPMGVHTGDSITVAPAQTLTDKEYQIMRNASLAVLREIGVDTGGSNVQFSVNPQDGRLIVIEMNPRVSRSSALASKATGFPIAKIAAKLAVGYTLDELKNEITGGKTPASFEPSIDYVVTKVPRFAFEKFPQANSRLTTQMKSVGEVMAIGRTLQESLQKALRGLETGMSGFDEVTTDRQAIESELAAPGPERLWYVADAFRIGLNQQEVFNLSKIDPWFLAQIEEIVLLENGLRGRSVDSLEYTELRKLKRKGFSDRRLGALLGCDQNAVRRHRHGLGIRPVYKRVDTCAAEFATDTAYMYSTYEDECESLPTSARKIMVLGGGPNRIGQGIEFDYCCVHAALALREDGYETIMVNCNPETVSTDYDTSDRLYFESLTLEDVLEIVAVEKPVGVIVQYGGQTPLKLARALEANGVPIIGTSPDMIDAAEDRERFQQLLKDLGLRQPPNATARTEQDALHLARELGYPLVVRPSYVLGGRAMQIVHSEEDLARYMREAVKVSNDSPVLLDRFLNDAIEVDVDAICDGEAVLVAGIMEHIEQAGVHSGDSACSLPPYSLSAELQDELRRQTVAMAKALNVIGLMNVQFAIQGRGDDAVVFVLEVNPRASRTVPYVSKATGISVAKVAARCMAGQSLASQGVTREVIPPYYSVKEAVFPFAKFPGVDTILSPEMKSTGEVMGVGDTFAEAFVKSQLAAGVVLPSSGKVFISVRDADKAVAIECARALSQIGFKLVATKGTAASLVEAGLEVTAVNKVTEGRPHVVDMIVNGEIAMIFNTVDERRQAIQDSYSIRHEALKAKLPVYTTIAGARAACIGLRDLKEMRVYDVQGLHQSLKA is encoded by the coding sequence ATGCCAAAACGTACAGACATCAAGAGCATCCTCATCATCGGCGCCGGCCCGATCGTCATCGGCCAGGCGTGCGAGTTCGACTACTCGGGCGCACAGGCGTGCAAGGCGCTGCGTGAAGAGGGTTACAAGGTCATCCTCGTCAATAGCAATCCGGCGACGATCATGACCGACCCGAACATGGCCGACGTCACCTACATCGAGCCGATCACCTGGCAGGTGGTCGAGAAGATCATCGCCAAGGAAAACCCGGACGCGATCCTGCCGACCATGGGCGGCCAGACCGCGCTGAACTGCGCGCTGGACCTGTGGCGCAACGGCGTGCTCGACAAGTACGACGTCGAGCTGATCGGCGCGACGCCGGAAGCGATCGACAAGGCCGAAGACCGCCAGAAGTTCAAGGCGGCGATGGACAAGATCGGCCTCGGTTCGGCCAAGTCGGCCATCGCCCACACGCTGGAAGAAGCGCTGGCCGCGCAGGCCAACGTCGGCTTCCCGGCGATCATCCGTCCGTCGTTCACCATGGGCGGTTCGGGCGGCGGCATCGCCTACAACATCCAGGAATTCATCGAGATCTGCACCCGCGGCCTCGACCTTTCGCCGACCAAGGAGCTCTTGATCGAAGAGTCGCTGCTCGGCTGGAAGGAATACGAGATGGAAGTCGTGCGCGACCGCGCCGACAACTGCATCATCGTCTGCTCGATCGAGAACCTCGACCCGATGGGCGTGCACACCGGCGACTCGATCACCGTCGCGCCGGCGCAGACGCTGACCGACAAGGAATACCAGATCATGCGCAACGCCTCGCTGGCGGTGCTGCGCGAGATCGGCGTCGACACCGGTGGCTCGAACGTGCAGTTCTCGGTCAATCCGCAGGACGGCCGGCTGATCGTCATCGAAATGAACCCGCGCGTGTCGCGCTCGTCGGCGCTGGCGTCGAAGGCGACCGGTTTCCCGATCGCCAAGATCGCCGCCAAGCTCGCCGTCGGCTACACGCTCGACGAGCTGAAGAACGAAATCACCGGCGGCAAGACCCCGGCGTCGTTCGAACCGTCGATCGACTACGTCGTCACCAAGGTGCCGCGTTTTGCGTTCGAGAAATTCCCGCAGGCCAACAGCCGCCTGACCACGCAGATGAAGTCGGTCGGCGAAGTCATGGCCATCGGCCGCACGCTGCAGGAATCGCTGCAGAAGGCGCTGCGCGGCCTTGAAACCGGCATGTCGGGCTTCGACGAAGTCACCACCGACCGCCAGGCCATCGAGTCCGAACTCGCCGCGCCGGGCCCGGAGCGGCTGTGGTACGTCGCCGACGCGTTCCGCATCGGCCTGAACCAGCAGGAAGTCTTCAACCTGTCGAAGATCGACCCGTGGTTCCTCGCCCAGATCGAAGAAATCGTCCTGCTCGAAAACGGCCTGCGCGGCCGCAGTGTCGACAGCCTCGAGTACACCGAGCTGCGCAAACTGAAACGCAAGGGCTTCTCGGATCGCCGTCTGGGCGCGCTGCTCGGCTGCGACCAGAACGCCGTGCGTCGTCACCGTCACGGTCTTGGCATCCGCCCGGTCTACAAGCGCGTCGACACCTGCGCGGCCGAGTTCGCGACCGATACCGCCTACATGTACTCGACCTACGAGGATGAGTGCGAATCGCTGCCGACCAGCGCCAGGAAGATCATGGTGCTCGGCGGTGGCCCGAACCGGATCGGCCAGGGCATCGAGTTCGACTATTGCTGCGTCCACGCCGCACTCGCGCTGCGCGAAGACGGCTACGAGACCATCATGGTCAACTGCAACCCGGAAACCGTGTCGACCGACTATGACACCTCGGACCGGCTGTACTTCGAATCGCTGACACTCGAGGACGTGCTCGAGATCGTCGCGGTCGAGAAGCCGGTTGGCGTCATCGTCCAGTACGGCGGCCAGACGCCGCTGAAGCTGGCGCGCGCGCTCGAAGCCAACGGCGTACCCATCATCGGCACCAGCCCGGACATGATCGACGCGGCCGAAGACCGTGAGCGCTTCCAGCAACTGCTGAAGGATCTCGGCCTGCGCCAGCCGCCGAACGCGACCGCCCGCACCGAGCAGGACGCGCTGCATCTGGCGCGCGAACTCGGCTACCCGCTGGTGGTCCGTCCGTCCTACGTGCTCGGCGGCCGCGCGATGCAGATCGTCCACAGCGAGGAAGACCTGGCGCGCTACATGCGCGAGGCGGTCAAGGTGTCGAACGACAGCCCGGTGCTGCTCGACCGCTTCCTCAACGACGCGATCGAAGTCGACGTCGACGCGATCTGCGATGGCGAGGCCGTGCTGGTCGCCGGGATCATGGAGCACATCGAGCAGGCCGGCGTGCACTCGGGCGACTCGGCGTGCTCGCTGCCGCCGTACAGCCTCAGCGCCGAACTGCAGGACGAACTGCGCCGCCAGACCGTCGCAATGGCCAAGGCACTGAACGTCATCGGCCTGATGAACGTGCAGTTCGCGATCCAGGGCCGCGGTGACGATGCGGTGGTGTTCGTGCTCGAAGTGAACCCGCGTGCATCGCGCACCGTGCCGTACGTTTCCAAGGCCACCGGCATCTCGGTCGCCAAGGTCGCGGCGCGCTGCATGGCCGGCCAGTCGCTGGCGAGCCAGGGCGTCACCAGGGAAGTGATCCCGCCGTACTACTCGGTCAAGGAGGCGGTGTTCCCGTTCGCCAAGTTCCCGGGCGTCGACACTATCCTCAGTCCGGAAATGAAGTCGACTGGCGAAGTGATGGGCGTCGGCGACACCTTCGCCGAAGCCTTCGTCAAGTCGCAACTCGCCGCCGGCGTCGTGCTGCCGAGTTCGGGCAAGGTGTTCATCTCGGTGCGCGATGCCGACAAGGCGGTGGCCATCGAATGCGCCAGGGCCCTGTCGCAGATCGGCTTCAAGCTGGTCGCGACCAAGGGTACGGCGGCGTCGCTGGTCGAGGCCGGCCTCGAGGTGACCGCGGTGAACAAGGTGACCGAAGGCCGTCCGCACGTCGTCGACATGATCGTCAACGGCGAGATCGCGATGATCTTCAACACCGTCGACGAGCGTCGCCAGGCGATCCAGGACAGCTACTCGATCCGTCACGAAGCGCTGAAGGCCAAGCTGCCGGTGTACACGACGATCGCCGGCGCGCGCGCCGCATGCATCGGCCTGCGCGATCTCAAGGAAATGCGCGTCTACGACGTGCAGGGCTTGCACCAGTCGCTGAAAGCCTGA
- the greA gene encoding transcription elongation factor GreA — MIKVPLTVVGAEKLKSELQRLKSVERPAVIQAIAEARAQGDLSENAEYEAAKEKQGFVEGRIAELEGKLSNAQVIDPKDLANSAEGRVVFGATIALEDLEGGKQVTYQIVGDDEADLKDGKISVSSPIARALIGKYAGDVAEVVAPGGIREYEVLDVQYL; from the coding sequence ATGATCAAAGTCCCGCTGACCGTCGTCGGTGCGGAAAAGCTCAAGTCCGAGCTGCAGCGCCTCAAGAGTGTCGAACGTCCCGCCGTGATCCAGGCGATCGCCGAGGCGCGCGCGCAGGGCGACCTGTCCGAGAACGCCGAATACGAAGCCGCCAAGGAAAAGCAGGGCTTCGTCGAAGGCCGGATCGCCGAGCTCGAGGGCAAGCTGTCGAACGCGCAGGTCATCGATCCGAAGGATCTGGCGAACTCGGCCGAGGGCCGTGTGGTATTCGGCGCAACGATCGCGCTCGAAGACCTCGAAGGCGGCAAGCAGGTCACCTACCAGATCGTCGGCGACGACGAGGCCGACCTCAAGGACGGCAAGATCTCGGTATCGAGCCCGATCGCGCGCGCACTGATCGGCAAGTATGCCGGCGATGTCGCCGAGGTCGTCGCGCCGGGCGGCATCCGCGAATACGAAGTCCTCGACGTCCAGTACCTGTAA
- a CDS encoding DUF4149 domain-containing protein yields MNLGSGIRNILTTLWIGGIWVIGVIVAPTLFRLLETPVAGMVAGRLFSAIGWVGMVAGVYLFIYWLWADGLGAFRTGRLWLVIGMLVCTLVNQFALFPLIAAVKTGVSSAATGMFGGGLAQWHTISSLIYLVQALFGLVYIWQGDSR; encoded by the coding sequence ATGAATCTGGGTAGCGGCATCCGTAACATCCTCACCACCTTGTGGATCGGCGGGATCTGGGTCATCGGCGTCATCGTCGCGCCGACACTGTTCAGATTGCTCGAGACGCCGGTCGCCGGCATGGTCGCCGGCCGGTTGTTCAGCGCGATCGGCTGGGTCGGCATGGTCGCGGGTGTTTACCTGTTCATCTACTGGCTGTGGGCCGACGGCCTCGGCGCATTCCGTACCGGCCGGCTGTGGCTGGTGATCGGCATGCTGGTATGCACCCTGGTCAACCAGTTCGCGCTGTTTCCGCTGATCGCCGCGGTCAAGACCGGCGTCAGCAGTGCCGCAACGGGCATGTTTGGTGGCGGGCTGGCGCAGTGGCACACGATCTCGAGCCTGATCTATCTGGTGCAGGCGCTGTTCGGCCTTGTCTACATCTGGCAGGGTGATTCGCGCTAG
- the yhbY gene encoding ribosome assembly RNA-binding protein YhbY: protein MELTADQRRHLRGLAHHLNPVVMIGNQGLTDAVLREIAVNLDAHELIKIRVLGDDRALRDEFLQTICKELGASAVQHIGKLLLIYRATASNGDKPKIALPKAKKKA, encoded by the coding sequence ATGGAACTCACTGCGGATCAACGCCGCCACCTGCGCGGCCTCGCGCATCACCTGAATCCGGTGGTGATGATCGGCAACCAGGGCCTGACCGACGCGGTGCTGCGCGAAATCGCCGTCAACCTCGACGCGCACGAGCTGATCAAGATCCGCGTCCTCGGTGACGACCGCGCCCTGCGCGACGAATTCCTGCAGACGATCTGCAAAGAGCTCGGCGCATCGGCCGTCCAGCACATCGGCAAGCTGCTGCTGATTTATCGGGCGACGGCCAGCAACGGCGACAAACCAAAAATCGCACTGCCGAAAGCGAAGAAAAAAGCCTGA
- a CDS encoding RlmE family RNA methyltransferase — protein MARSKTSNAWLKEHVNDHYVHQAQKDGYRARAAYKLIEINDKDRLIRPGMWIADLGAAPGSWSQVAAKLVGGNGRVFALDLLEMAFIPGVEFIQGDFRDDAVLEQYLALLGGRQVDLVICDIAPNITGNAVTDQARSMHLCELALQFVQDHLKPGGDFLVKVFQGYGYNEYMAEMRSTFTQVLTRKPKASRDRSTEMYLLGKQKKA, from the coding sequence ATGGCACGTAGCAAGACCAGTAACGCATGGCTGAAGGAACATGTGAACGATCACTACGTTCACCAGGCCCAGAAGGACGGCTACCGCGCCCGCGCGGCGTACAAGCTCATCGAGATCAACGACAAGGACCGCCTGATCAGGCCCGGCATGTGGATCGCCGACCTTGGCGCCGCGCCGGGCAGCTGGTCGCAGGTCGCGGCGAAACTCGTCGGCGGCAACGGGCGCGTGTTCGCGCTCGACCTGCTCGAGATGGCGTTCATTCCCGGCGTCGAGTTCATCCAGGGCGACTTTCGCGACGACGCGGTACTCGAGCAGTACTTGGCCTTGCTCGGCGGGCGACAGGTGGATCTTGTGATCTGCGATATCGCCCCCAATATCACAGGCAATGCAGTCACCGACCAGGCCCGCTCGATGCATCTTTGCGAGCTGGCGCTGCAATTTGTCCAGGATCACCTGAAACCTGGCGGCGATTTCCTGGTCAAGGTATTTCAGGGCTATGGCTATAACGAGTACATGGCCGAAATGCGCTCCACTTTCACCCAGGTCCTTACCCGCAAACCCAAGGCGTCGCGGGACCGCAGCACGGAAATGTACCTACTTGGCAAGCAGAAGAAAGCCTGA